GCGCTTTAACCAGAACTCATCTTTAACCACCATGTCGACCACCTCAAGACACATTTCATGGATCTCTTGAGTCGGCTGTTCAAGGTCTTGCTCGATCTGTTTAAGCGTAAACTGATAATAAGCAGTTTCATCCCAATAAGGTTCTTCATACATGCTATGGAAGCCAAAGCCGTATTCCGCGGCTAAGTGCTTCCAATTTTTGCGGGGGGTCGAGCTCAGTCGAAGCATTATCCGCCCCAACTCTTACTAGAGCTCTTAGAACTGCTCCAACTTGATTTAGCAGAGACTGTTGAACCGAAACCGCCGCGAGAAATGGTTCTTTTCGCCGTTGCTTTCGGTTTTAAATCCTCCCGACTGACCGAGATTTTGCCACGCTTATACGTTTTACCGTAGTTACGTCCATCAGAAGAAATCCAATCACCGTAAAACACGCTATTTCGGTAGGTAGAAGTGAACATTGGCTGTGAATAATGACGTCTGTCATCTATAAGACGGCTGAACATAAAGCCAGCCATTGCAGGCATAAACCAATTGTTCTGCGGCGCAGCAACACAACCACTGAAACCAAACTCACTCGCGCAGTCATTCATTGACTTAAACTTAGGTGCGGTGCGATCAGCTTCTATTAACGCTTCTTGATAAGCAGTTTGACACTCCGCAGTATAGCTAGGGTGATCGCTAATACATTCATCGATAGTACCGTAGATATTGGTTTGTACTGAATCATCACTGCAACCAGAAATCATCGCGGTGGTTACGGCAACTGAAATTGGCGCTAGGCTAAATTTACGCCAGTTTTTACGCATCTCTGGCAGAATTACATTTTGGCTACGTTTCATTACGCCTCCTAGTAAGTCATACAAGCAGCGTTTAGCAAACCAATCGCAATCGACATTGAGCCCATCACAATACCTGCAGGGATCTCATTATCTTTAATACGATCAACCAATTTAGGCATGAAACCAAAACGGACGATAGCAAAAGCAAGCAGCTGTGCAATTAACGCAACAACACCCCAAACTGCAAAGTCGATAAGGTTAACTGAATTAGTTGCCGCACCCGCAATGGCTAAACTGTAACCGATGAATGCACCAGATAAAGTCAAACCTGCTGCCACGTTTTTATCATCTTTAACGAGCTTCCACTCGTCATAAGGTGTGCAGCGAATATAGACGAACTTGAATAGTAATAAGAAAAAAATCGACAGCGCAAAATAAAGTGCGAATGCACCTAAGCCTGCCAGTGAGTTCAATAATTGAGACATGAGCCTTCCTTGATGGCGAAAATAAAAATTAAATTTAGCTGATTAATGTAAAGTCGGTGGGTGTTAAGTTGATGCCTGTACTCGTCACGACACTTCGGTCATGCTGATTGTTAACAATCGTTTCCTCACCGCTGACCAAAAGCGACTCAAAAAGATCATCAGAAACTTGTCGTTCATACACCATCACAAATTGATCGGTCGTGGTCATATTTCCAGACTGATCCCACGTGGTTTCTGTCATAGGAACAGGGCGAGTGTTTTCCCAGACTTTAGTGAAGACTTGTTCTTCTAATGTTTTCTCCGCCGTCACGATCTCGTTATCAAGTACAGCTTGCCAGCGAGCTTGAGTATCAATGGGTTTAGATTCATAGAAGTACCATAGCTTCACTTCTTCAACACCAGACTCATCAGTGCCGTGCTGAAGTATTTGCAAAAAACCTTCATCGTCTGTGTAGTAACGCAGCAAACGGCTTTGACTATCGAGCTTAACTTCACCAACCGCTTTGATTATCTGAGTTCGAGCAGCCCCTTCAATGGTTAGATCGGGTTCTATAATTTTAAGCTTAAGATCGTCAAGTTCAAAAGCGCCGCCTAAGCGAAGGCCAAGTACTTCCGGTGCTTGTGGGCGTTGAGGTTTCTCTTCTTTTTGTTTCTTAAACCAACCAAACATCGCTTTCTCCAAAGTCGTGAGTCAGTAATATGAGTGTATGGTCAAAGAGATTGAGCGCAATATAAAGCCACCACGCATGAAATAAACGTCGTGGCGGCATTGCACTCAATAATAGTTGACGATTACTTACCTAGAATGCGCGCAAGTTCATCTTCTGCTGAACTGCTGCCTGCGCCACTGATTCCAGCCTCTG
This Vibrio gallaecicus DNA region includes the following protein-coding sequences:
- a CDS encoding DUF350 domain-containing protein; its protein translation is MSQLLNSLAGLGAFALYFALSIFFLLLFKFVYIRCTPYDEWKLVKDDKNVAAGLTLSGAFIGYSLAIAGAATNSVNLIDFAVWGVVALIAQLLAFAIVRFGFMPKLVDRIKDNEIPAGIVMGSMSIAIGLLNAACMTY
- a CDS encoding YjfK family protein — its product is MFGWFKKQKEEKPQRPQAPEVLGLRLGGAFELDDLKLKIIEPDLTIEGAARTQIIKAVGEVKLDSQSRLLRYYTDDEGFLQILQHGTDESGVEEVKLWYFYESKPIDTQARWQAVLDNEIVTAEKTLEEQVFTKVWENTRPVPMTETTWDQSGNMTTTDQFVMVYERQVSDDLFESLLVSGEETIVNNQHDRSVVTSTGINLTPTDFTLIS
- a CDS encoding DUF1190 domain-containing protein; the encoded protein is MKRSQNVILPEMRKNWRKFSLAPISVAVTTAMISGCSDDSVQTNIYGTIDECISDHPSYTAECQTAYQEALIEADRTAPKFKSMNDCASEFGFSGCVAAPQNNWFMPAMAGFMFSRLIDDRRHYSQPMFTSTYRNSVFYGDWISSDGRNYGKTYKRGKISVSREDLKPKATAKRTISRGGFGSTVSAKSSWSSSKSSSKSWGG